In the genome of Aureimonas sp. OT7, one region contains:
- the ssuD gene encoding FMNH2-dependent alkanesulfonate monooxygenase — protein sequence MSTAEPERIKVLWFLPTHGDSRYLGTSEGGRAVDLPYLSQVARAADQLGYYGVLLPTGRSCEDSWVTASALVPLTERLRFLVAVRPGLQSPTLAARMTATLDRFSGGRLLINVVTGGDPVENGGDGIFQSHAERYEITEEFLQIYKAVLAGETVEHQGKHFRIADGRLLFPPHQTPHPPLYFGGSSDAGIDVASRTIDKYLTWGEPPEAVERKLDTVREAAAKAGREVTFGIRLHVIVRDTTQKAWAAANELISRLDDATIASAQQIFARMDSVGQSRMSALHKGDRARLEVSPNLWAGVGLVRGGAGTALVGDPDTVAERIDAYRRLGIDTFIMSGYPHLEEAYTFGELVLPRLPLDHAIPGRDRSVNTGPFGETIAGSERPAARSASAS from the coding sequence ATGTCGACTGCCGAGCCCGAGCGCATCAAGGTTCTATGGTTCTTGCCGACGCATGGCGACAGCCGCTACCTCGGCACATCCGAGGGCGGGCGGGCGGTTGACCTTCCGTATCTCTCGCAGGTCGCGCGCGCTGCGGACCAGCTTGGCTACTACGGCGTGCTGCTGCCGACCGGCCGCTCCTGCGAGGATAGCTGGGTGACGGCGTCGGCCCTGGTGCCCCTGACCGAGCGCCTTCGGTTTCTGGTGGCCGTCCGGCCGGGCCTGCAATCGCCCACCCTGGCTGCCCGCATGACGGCGACGCTGGACCGGTTTTCCGGCGGGCGATTGTTGATCAACGTGGTCACCGGCGGCGATCCTGTCGAGAATGGTGGTGACGGCATCTTCCAGTCGCATGCCGAGCGCTACGAGATCACCGAGGAGTTCCTGCAGATCTACAAGGCGGTGCTGGCCGGCGAGACCGTCGAGCATCAGGGCAAGCATTTCCGTATCGCGGATGGGCGGTTGCTGTTTCCGCCGCACCAGACGCCGCATCCTCCACTCTACTTCGGCGGCTCGTCCGACGCGGGTATCGACGTGGCCTCCCGCACGATCGATAAATACCTGACCTGGGGCGAGCCGCCGGAGGCGGTGGAGCGCAAGCTGGACACCGTCCGCGAAGCGGCGGCGAAGGCGGGCCGTGAGGTGACGTTCGGCATCCGGCTGCACGTCATCGTGCGCGATACGACGCAAAAGGCCTGGGCCGCCGCCAATGAGCTGATCAGCCGGCTGGATGACGCCACCATCGCCTCGGCACAGCAGATCTTCGCGCGGATGGACTCGGTCGGGCAGAGCCGCATGAGCGCCCTGCACAAGGGCGACCGCGCGCGGCTGGAGGTGAGCCCCAATCTCTGGGCGGGGGTCGGCCTGGTGCGCGGCGGCGCGGGCACGGCGCTGGTCGGCGATCCCGATACGGTGGCCGAGCGCATCGACGCCTACCGGCGGCTCGGGATCGACACGTTCATCATGTCCGGCTACCCTCATCTGGAAGAAGCCTACACGTTCGGAGAACTGGTCTTGCCCAGGCTGCCTCTCGACCACGCCATACCGGGGCGGGACCGGTCGGTGAACACCGGGCCCTTCGGCGAGACCATCGCCGGCTCCGAACGCCCGGCCGCCCGCAGCGCGAGCGCCTCCTGA
- a CDS encoding FAD/NAD(P)-binding protein — MGGGHRGVIIVGGGFSGAAIAYHLCRMSHLAGLPIRIVEPRARLGCGLAYSATDPAHRINVPAARMSLLPDEPGHFQAWLDAGAACRDDPAAFWPATGALFPQRGLFGRYVAEQLAPFVADGRVRHLRQWAVQAGRDCDGWDVTLSDGSSAKGELLILAATHPRPGTPAQLATIAGSPSYVADPYAVGALDAIGSEARILIVGSGLTAADMVATLDGRGHRGEILCLSRNGLRSRGHCVQTGAWTTDFHDAAAQGARPLVGAIRQEISRAAQAGAPWQWVMDHIRDSGSELWTALAPAERIRLVRRLRSYWDVHRFRVAPQIEAVLDRRERAGTFRHVAARLVASTERDGRLEVRYRQRGEGQVRTGRFDAVINTTGPSHGDILSGEGLPARMAAAGLLRRDPTGLGIETDRAGRAIAADGRGQPDLLVGGPLARGTFGELMGLPEVSRYAKAVADSAADRLSPLPNSLLRSVPGV, encoded by the coding sequence GTGGGCGGCGGCCATCGCGGTGTCATCATCGTCGGCGGCGGTTTCAGCGGAGCCGCCATCGCCTATCATTTGTGCCGCATGTCCCATCTGGCAGGGCTTCCGATCCGGATCGTCGAGCCAAGGGCCCGGCTGGGTTGCGGGCTGGCCTACTCGGCCACCGATCCTGCCCACCGCATCAACGTGCCGGCCGCGCGGATGAGCCTGCTGCCGGACGAGCCCGGCCATTTCCAGGCCTGGCTGGATGCCGGCGCCGCCTGCCGGGACGACCCGGCCGCATTCTGGCCGGCAACCGGCGCGCTCTTTCCGCAGCGCGGCCTTTTCGGGCGCTACGTGGCGGAACAGCTCGCCCCCTTCGTGGCGGATGGGCGTGTCCGGCACTTGCGGCAATGGGCGGTGCAGGCAGGCCGCGATTGCGACGGCTGGGACGTTACTTTGTCGGATGGATCGTCGGCCAAGGGGGAACTGCTGATCCTGGCCGCGACGCACCCGCGCCCCGGTACGCCCGCGCAACTGGCGACCATTGCCGGTTCGCCGTCCTATGTTGCTGATCCCTATGCGGTCGGCGCGCTCGATGCCATCGGAAGCGAGGCACGAATCCTAATCGTCGGATCGGGTTTGACGGCCGCCGACATGGTGGCGACCCTCGATGGGCGCGGCCATCGCGGAGAAATCCTGTGCCTGTCGCGCAATGGGCTGCGCTCCCGGGGGCACTGCGTCCAGACCGGTGCGTGGACGACCGATTTCCATGACGCGGCGGCACAGGGTGCGCGGCCGCTGGTCGGGGCGATCCGGCAGGAGATTTCCCGTGCGGCCCAGGCCGGCGCGCCTTGGCAATGGGTGATGGATCATATCCGCGACAGCGGGTCGGAGCTGTGGACCGCGCTGGCGCCGGCCGAGCGTATCCGGCTGGTGCGTCGGCTGCGCTCCTACTGGGATGTGCATCGCTTTCGCGTGGCGCCGCAAATAGAGGCGGTGCTGGACCGGCGCGAGCGGGCCGGGACGTTCCGCCATGTCGCCGCGCGCCTGGTTGCCAGCACCGAGCGAGACGGAAGGCTCGAGGTGCGCTACCGCCAGCGCGGCGAAGGCCAGGTACGGACAGGTCGTTTCGATGCCGTTATCAACACGACCGGTCCATCGCATGGCGATATCCTGTCCGGCGAAGGGCTGCCGGCCCGTATGGCGGCGGCGGGACTGCTGCGGCGGGATCCGACGGGCCTCGGTATCGAGACCGATCGCGCAGGACGGGCCATCGCGGCCGACGGACGCGGCCAGCCGGACCTTCTGGTCGGCGGTCCGCTGGCGCGCGGAACCTTCGGCGAACTGATGGGGCTTCCCGAAGTGTCGCGCTATGCGAAGGCGGTGGCGGACAGCGCGGCAGACCGCCTGTCGCCCTTGCCGAACAGTTTGTTGCGCAGCGTGCCGGGCGTATAG
- a CDS encoding LLM class flavin-dependent oxidoreductase has translation MPGTKEIRLNAFSMNCVGHINHGLWTHPRDRSTDYTSLQYWTNLAQTLERGLFDGIFLADIVGVYDVYGGNIDVTSRESIQLPVNDPLLLVPAMAAVTRNLGFGVTANVNVEHPYTFARRLSTLDHLTDGRIGWNIVTGYLDSAARAVGQDAQAEHDSRYDRAEDYLALARKLWETSWEDDAVRRDRTGRVYADPAKLHRVHHDGPFYRSQGYHLSEPSPQRTPVIYQAGSSGRGLRFAAAEAECVFIAASDKARARSLSRQLRAAVADAGRHPDDVKIFVGISVIADETEALARERHADYLAYASPEAGLAHFSASTGIDFSRFGLDEPIAYGGSNAIQSATSLARDRQLTKSQLLSELALGGRYATIVGDGGQVADELARWIDEGEIDGFNLTRTVVPESFETFVRHVVPQMQERGRYKTAYTPGTLRNKLFGKGDRRSAALSATAFA, from the coding sequence ATGCCCGGCACCAAGGAAATCAGGCTCAACGCCTTCTCGATGAACTGCGTTGGCCATATCAACCATGGGCTCTGGACGCATCCGCGCGACCGGTCCACCGACTACACCTCGCTGCAATACTGGACGAACCTGGCGCAGACGCTGGAGCGCGGCCTGTTCGACGGCATTTTCCTGGCCGACATCGTCGGCGTCTATGACGTGTATGGCGGCAATATCGACGTGACGTCGCGGGAATCGATCCAGCTCCCCGTCAACGACCCGCTCCTGCTGGTTCCGGCTATGGCGGCGGTAACCCGAAACCTCGGTTTCGGCGTCACGGCCAACGTCAATGTCGAGCATCCCTATACGTTCGCGCGCCGCCTTTCCACGCTGGACCACCTGACGGATGGCCGCATCGGCTGGAACATCGTGACTGGCTATCTCGACAGTGCGGCGCGCGCCGTCGGGCAGGATGCGCAGGCCGAGCACGACAGCCGTTACGACCGGGCCGAAGACTATCTGGCGCTGGCCCGCAAGCTGTGGGAGACCAGTTGGGAAGACGACGCCGTCCGCCGCGATCGCACCGGCCGCGTCTATGCCGATCCGGCAAAGCTGCATCGCGTACATCATGACGGGCCGTTCTATCGGTCGCAGGGATACCATTTGTCCGAGCCCTCTCCGCAGCGCACCCCGGTCATCTACCAGGCGGGTTCCTCGGGGCGCGGCCTTCGCTTCGCGGCCGCCGAGGCGGAATGCGTTTTCATCGCCGCGTCCGACAAGGCTCGGGCGCGATCCCTGTCGCGACAGCTTCGCGCCGCCGTTGCGGACGCGGGCCGGCATCCCGACGATGTGAAGATATTCGTGGGCATCAGTGTCATTGCGGACGAAACGGAGGCGCTCGCCCGCGAACGGCACGCGGACTACCTTGCCTATGCCAGCCCAGAGGCGGGACTGGCGCATTTCTCGGCCAGCACCGGCATCGACTTTTCCAGGTTCGGCCTCGACGAACCCATTGCCTATGGCGGCTCGAACGCCATCCAATCGGCCACCAGCCTTGCCCGCGACAGGCAACTGACCAAGAGCCAGCTTTTGTCCGAGCTGGCGCTCGGCGGCCGCTACGCGACCATCGTTGGCGATGGCGGACAGGTGGCCGACGAGTTGGCCAGGTGGATCGACGAAGGCGAGATCGACGGCTTCAACCTGACCAGGACCGTCGTCCCCGAAAGCTTCGAGACCTTCGTTCGCCATGTGGTGCCGCAGATGCAGGAGCGTGGGCGCTACAAGACCGCCTATACGCCCGGCACGCTGCGCAACAAACTGTTCGGCAAGGGCGACAGGCGGTCTGCCGCGCTGTCCGCCACCGCCTTCGCATAG
- a CDS encoding SfnB family sulfur acquisition oxidoreductase — protein MSLAHEQTSATRAAAIIATDAEAIAVATRLSEEFAAGAVERDRDRRLPWQELDRMSAAGLFGITVPRIYGGAAVSPATLARVIAILSRGDGSIGQIPQNHFYALEVLRVGGTPQQQENLYAKALAGHRFGNALAEIGRRDFKRTTRLRREAGRAIVSGRKFYCTGALYAQTIPTLAVAQEDGRDVSYLVFVPRSAKGVDIVDDWDGFGQRVTGSGTVTFDEVSVDEAVVVPFQASFERPTTIGPFAQLMHAAIDLGIGEAAYRDMLDFIRNRARPWLDAKVETAAEDPLTIHRVGAVRVGLRAAEAMLARAGRIVAEAQAAPDDESVARASIAVAEARIHSTRAGLDAANRLLELGGTSASMEADGLDRHWRNVRTHTLHDPVRWKYQAVGQFHLNNRRPPRHGAI, from the coding sequence ATGTCGCTGGCGCATGAACAGACCTCCGCCACGCGGGCCGCGGCCATCATCGCAACCGACGCGGAAGCCATCGCGGTAGCGACGCGGCTTTCCGAAGAGTTCGCCGCCGGCGCGGTGGAGCGCGACAGGGACAGGCGCCTGCCGTGGCAGGAGCTGGACCGGATGAGCGCGGCCGGCCTTTTCGGCATCACGGTACCGCGCATCTACGGCGGGGCGGCCGTTTCGCCGGCAACGCTTGCCCGCGTCATCGCCATCCTGTCGCGCGGCGACGGCTCCATCGGGCAGATACCGCAAAACCACTTCTACGCGCTGGAGGTGCTGCGTGTCGGCGGTACGCCGCAGCAGCAGGAAAACCTCTATGCCAAGGCGCTGGCCGGGCACCGCTTCGGCAACGCGCTGGCCGAGATCGGCCGGCGCGATTTCAAGCGCACCACGCGCCTGCGGCGCGAGGCCGGACGCGCAATCGTATCGGGCCGCAAATTCTACTGCACCGGGGCGCTCTACGCCCAGACCATCCCCACGCTTGCCGTCGCACAGGAGGACGGACGCGACGTATCCTACCTGGTCTTCGTTCCGCGCAGCGCAAAGGGCGTCGATATCGTCGACGACTGGGATGGGTTCGGGCAGCGGGTCACCGGCAGCGGCACGGTCACCTTCGACGAGGTCAGTGTGGACGAAGCGGTGGTCGTGCCCTTCCAGGCGTCGTTCGAGCGGCCGACGACCATCGGCCCCTTCGCGCAGCTGATGCACGCCGCCATAGACCTCGGCATCGGCGAAGCCGCCTACCGCGACATGCTGGACTTCATACGCAACCGGGCCCGCCCGTGGCTGGACGCAAAGGTGGAGACGGCGGCCGAAGACCCGCTGACGATCCACCGGGTCGGTGCGGTGCGCGTGGGGTTGAGGGCGGCGGAAGCGATGCTGGCGCGTGCCGGGCGCATCGTGGCCGAGGCGCAGGCTGCCCCGGACGACGAGAGCGTCGCGCGCGCATCCATCGCGGTGGCCGAAGCGCGCATCCATTCGACCCGCGCCGGGCTGGACGCGGCCAACCGGCTGCTGGAGCTGGGCGGAACCTCCGCCAGCATGGAGGCCGACGGCCTCGACCGCCACTGGCGAAACGTCCGCACCCATACGCTGCACGACCCCGTCCGCTGGAAGTACCAGGCCGTCGGCCAATTCCACCTCAACAACCGGCGTCCACCCCGCCACGGCGCGATCTGA
- a CDS encoding SfnB family sulfur acquisition oxidoreductase: MTQPRPEAPVRPQRIESHLDAIEAARRLAASFSEGAIERDRDRRLPFDEIAAYTASGLGTLTVPRAHGGPELGLRTLVDVFEIISAADASLGQIPQNQFGVVALLRDFGTPEQQRRFFADILAGHRIGNAGPEKGRRAVTHNKTQLRRLDGKLVLTGERFYSTGAIFAHWIPTRAADEEGRPVQVWVRHDAPGVRVEDDWRSFGQRTTASGTVVFDHVAVEPADIIPVWKFADRPGLAGPISQLIQAAIDSGIAKAALDDAAAFVRTRARPWMDSGLESAQDDPTIIHSFGALIADHHAAQAVLYEAAATLDAIGSRPVTAESSAAASVAVAEAKILTTQSALAAAETLFDLAGAASTRAGHALDRHWRNARVHTLHDPVRWKYHLIGNHQLNGALPARHQWN, from the coding sequence ATGACGCAACCTCGCCCGGAGGCTCCGGTGCGCCCGCAGCGCATCGAAAGCCATTTGGACGCCATCGAGGCGGCCCGCCGGCTTGCGGCGAGCTTTTCCGAAGGTGCTATCGAGCGCGACCGCGACCGGCGGCTCCCCTTCGATGAGATCGCCGCCTATACGGCCAGTGGCCTTGGCACCCTGACGGTGCCACGCGCGCATGGCGGGCCGGAACTCGGCCTCAGGACGCTGGTGGACGTGTTCGAGATCATCTCCGCGGCGGATGCCTCGCTGGGGCAGATCCCGCAAAACCAGTTCGGCGTCGTCGCGCTGCTGCGCGATTTCGGCACCCCGGAGCAGCAGAGGCGCTTCTTCGCCGATATCCTGGCCGGCCACCGCATCGGCAATGCCGGGCCGGAAAAAGGCCGCCGCGCCGTGACGCACAACAAGACGCAGTTGCGCCGGCTGGACGGAAAGCTGGTGCTGACCGGCGAACGCTTCTACTCCACCGGCGCCATCTTCGCCCATTGGATTCCCACCCGCGCCGCCGACGAGGAGGGCCGCCCCGTGCAGGTGTGGGTACGCCACGACGCGCCCGGTGTGCGGGTGGAAGACGACTGGCGTTCCTTCGGCCAGCGCACCACCGCAAGCGGCACCGTGGTTTTCGACCATGTCGCGGTCGAGCCGGCCGACATCATCCCCGTCTGGAAATTCGCCGACCGTCCCGGGCTTGCCGGTCCGATCTCGCAACTGATCCAGGCCGCCATCGACAGCGGCATCGCCAAAGCCGCGCTGGACGATGCGGCCGCCTTCGTCCGTACGCGGGCAAGGCCGTGGATGGATTCCGGACTGGAAAGCGCACAGGACGATCCCACCATCATCCACAGCTTCGGGGCCCTCATTGCCGATCATCACGCCGCCCAGGCCGTGCTGTACGAGGCGGCCGCGACGCTCGACGCCATCGGCTCCCGCCCCGTGACGGCGGAAAGCAGCGCGGCGGCATCCGTGGCGGTGGCGGAAGCCAAGATCCTGACCACGCAAAGCGCCCTCGCCGCCGCCGAAACCCTGTTCGACCTTGCGGGTGCAGCCTCGACCCGGGCCGGCCATGCGCTGGACAGACACTGGCGCAATGCCCGGGTGCATACGCTGCACGATCCGGTCCGCTGGAAATACCATCTGATCGGCAATCATCAATTGAACGGCGCGTTGCCGGCGCGCCACCAATGGAATTGA
- a CDS encoding methionine ABC transporter permease gives MSATMLERLWNAFLDTSLMVGVSAGVAVLFGIPLAVLLVATAPGGIRPAPRLNAVLGAIVNGFRATPFIVLLVALIPLTRLLAGTTIGVWAAIVPLSISATPFFARIAEVSIRGVDRGLIEAAEAMGCRRRHIVRHVLLPEALPGIVGGFTITVVTMIGASAMAGAVGAGGLGDMAIRYGYQRFDTTVMLAVIAVLIAMVMSVQFIGDRAVRALSDR, from the coding sequence ATGTCCGCGACGATGCTTGAACGCCTCTGGAACGCTTTCCTGGATACCAGCCTCATGGTGGGCGTGTCGGCCGGGGTGGCCGTCCTGTTCGGTATTCCGCTGGCCGTCCTGCTGGTGGCGACGGCGCCGGGCGGCATCCGCCCCGCGCCGCGCCTCAACGCGGTCCTTGGCGCCATCGTGAACGGGTTCCGGGCAACACCCTTCATCGTGCTGCTGGTTGCCCTCATTCCGTTGACCCGGCTTCTCGCCGGCACCACCATCGGGGTCTGGGCCGCCATCGTGCCATTGTCGATCAGCGCGACACCGTTCTTCGCACGCATCGCGGAAGTCAGCATCCGGGGCGTCGATCGCGGCCTGATCGAGGCGGCCGAGGCCATGGGCTGCCGACGCCGGCACATCGTGCGTCATGTGCTGCTGCCGGAGGCGCTTCCCGGCATCGTGGGCGGCTTCACCATTACGGTCGTCACGATGATCGGCGCATCCGCCATGGCGGGCGCGGTGGGCGCCGGCGGCCTCGGCGACATGGCGATCCGCTACGGATACCAGCGTTTCGATACCACGGTGATGCTGGCCGTCATCGCCGTGCTGATCGCCATGGTGATGAGCGTGCAGTTCATCGGCGACCGCGCCGTACGCGCCCTGTCCGACCGTTGA
- a CDS encoding ATP-binding cassette domain-containing protein, with protein MTLAGVGKTYASRTGNVAALADIDLTVHPGSICGIIGRSGAGKSSLIRLINRLETPSSGRVLVNGADISGLDTEGLVALRRRIGMIFQHFNLLSAKTVWDNVALPLSVAGVPKADIGPRVTRALDLVGLSEKHRVYPSRLSGGQKQRVGIARAIVSDPEILLCDEATSALDPETTLSILSLLKDINRRLGLTIILITHEMSVIREICDDVVVLEKGRIVESGPVWQVFGDPRADATRALLQPLTRDLPEDIAARLHETRDDPSDRALIAVQYTGADDTPDLSAIAAALKAPVTLLHAALERTQGHTHGRLLLAVSGEPAPETLARLSPTTKVIGYVRDDA; from the coding sequence GTGACACTGGCGGGTGTCGGCAAAACCTATGCGTCCAGGACCGGCAACGTCGCCGCACTCGCCGATATCGACCTGACGGTGCATCCCGGCTCGATCTGCGGCATCATCGGCCGCAGCGGGGCCGGGAAATCCAGCCTGATCCGCCTGATCAACCGGCTGGAGACGCCCAGCAGCGGGCGCGTTCTGGTCAACGGTGCGGATATTTCCGGGCTCGATACCGAGGGGCTGGTGGCGCTGCGTCGGCGGATCGGCATGATCTTCCAGCATTTCAACCTTCTGTCCGCCAAGACGGTATGGGACAATGTCGCCCTGCCCCTTTCCGTCGCCGGCGTGCCGAAGGCGGACATCGGCCCGCGCGTCACGCGGGCGCTCGACCTCGTCGGCCTGTCCGAAAAGCACCGTGTCTACCCATCGCGCCTATCCGGCGGGCAGAAGCAGCGCGTCGGCATTGCCCGCGCCATCGTCTCCGATCCGGAAATCCTGTTGTGCGACGAGGCGACCTCCGCCCTCGATCCGGAAACGACCCTGTCGATCCTGTCGCTGCTGAAGGACATCAACCGCCGCCTGGGCCTGACGATCATCCTGATCACGCACGAGATGAGCGTCATCCGCGAAATCTGCGACGACGTCGTGGTGCTGGAAAAGGGGCGTATCGTCGAAAGCGGACCTGTCTGGCAGGTTTTCGGCGACCCGCGGGCCGATGCAACGCGCGCTTTGTTGCAGCCGCTGACGCGTGACCTGCCCGAGGACATCGCCGCCCGCCTGCATGAGACGCGCGACGACCCGAGCGACCGCGCGCTCATCGCGGTGCAGTACACCGGCGCCGACGATACGCCCGACCTGTCCGCCATCGCCGCAGCCCTGAAGGCCCCGGTCACCCTTCTGCACGCGGCACTGGAGCGGACGCAGGGTCATACCCATGGCCGGCTGCTGCTGGCCGTTTCCGGCGAGCCGGCACCGGAAACCCTTGCCCGCCTGTCTCCAACCACAAAGGTGATCGGCTATGTCCGCGACGATGCTTGA
- a CDS encoding MetQ/NlpA family ABC transporter substrate-binding protein, producing the protein MNYRSLWTILAVGMSILPLEPALAADLRIGVVPGAYGDSVAKAAEIARGENIEVEVIEFTDWTTPNVALQSGDIDVNYFQHKPFLDNAIEERGYDFAIAGVGALSNIGLYSLRHKSFDEIPDGGTVAIPNDPVNQGRGLLLLERAGLIKLKEGVGFLGSLDDIVDNPRNLTFNEVEGPQLVRVTPDVDLSVGYPHFIVASGTFDPSAGLIYSGIEDRQFAIRFVTRSEDVERADIKRFIEIYQSSPEVAEVIDTAFAKDPQLYVLAWKN; encoded by the coding sequence ATGAACTACCGCTCCCTCTGGACAATCCTTGCAGTCGGAATGTCCATTCTACCGCTCGAGCCGGCCCTGGCGGCGGATCTTCGCATCGGCGTCGTGCCCGGCGCCTACGGAGACAGCGTCGCCAAGGCGGCCGAGATCGCGCGGGGCGAAAACATCGAGGTGGAGGTGATCGAATTCACCGATTGGACGACGCCCAACGTCGCGCTGCAATCGGGCGACATCGATGTCAACTACTTCCAGCACAAGCCCTTTCTGGATAACGCCATCGAGGAGCGCGGCTACGACTTTGCCATCGCCGGTGTCGGTGCACTGTCCAACATCGGTCTCTATTCCCTGCGTCACAAGAGCTTCGACGAGATCCCGGATGGCGGAACCGTCGCGATCCCCAATGACCCGGTCAATCAGGGTCGCGGCCTGCTGCTGCTTGAGCGCGCCGGGCTGATCAAGCTGAAAGAGGGTGTCGGCTTCCTCGGCAGCCTCGACGACATCGTCGATAATCCGCGCAACCTGACCTTCAACGAGGTGGAAGGACCGCAGCTCGTCCGGGTGACGCCCGACGTCGACCTGTCGGTCGGCTACCCGCATTTCATCGTCGCGTCGGGCACGTTCGATCCGTCGGCAGGGCTGATCTATTCCGGCATCGAGGATCGCCAGTTCGCCATCCGCTTCGTGACGCGCAGCGAGGACGTGGAGCGCGCCGATATCAAGCGCTTCATCGAGATCTACCAGTCATCGCCCGAGGTGGCGGAGGTGATCGACACCGCCTTTGCCAAGGATCCGCAGCTCTACGTCCTGGCCTGGAAGAATTGA
- the msuE gene encoding FMN reductase, which yields MTKPRLVAFAGSYNRPSRTVSLLEEIAGRASSAYAFSSTVHDLGDVGPSLGAAQWPSQLDAQAADIVAQVTQADLLLIGSPTFKGSYPGLFKHFIDLIEPEALRGKPVLIAATGGGDRHALMVEHQLRPLFGFFMAHTLPTAVYASTSDFLDYRVSAPALSARIDEAVADIGAFFPRLATAIAAE from the coding sequence ATGACGAAACCAAGGCTCGTGGCATTTGCCGGCTCCTACAACCGGCCATCCCGGACGGTTTCGCTTCTGGAGGAGATCGCGGGTCGGGCGTCGTCCGCTTATGCCTTTTCGAGCACCGTCCACGACCTCGGCGATGTCGGCCCCTCTCTCGGGGCGGCGCAGTGGCCTTCGCAACTCGACGCGCAGGCCGCCGACATCGTTGCGCAGGTAACGCAGGCCGATCTGCTCCTGATCGGATCGCCGACCTTCAAGGGCTCCTACCCCGGCCTCTTCAAGCACTTCATAGACCTGATCGAGCCGGAGGCGCTCCGCGGAAAACCGGTGCTGATAGCGGCAACCGGCGGCGGCGACCGGCATGCCCTCATGGTCGAGCATCAGCTGCGGCCGCTGTTCGGCTTCTTCATGGCGCATACCCTGCCGACGGCCGTCTACGCCTCCACCTCCGACTTCCTGGATTACCGCGTATCCGCCCCGGCCCTGTCGGCTCGGATCGACGAAGCGGTCGCCGATATCGGAGCCTTCTTTCCCCGTCTGGCGACGGCAATCGCCGCCGAATGA
- the eutC gene encoding ethanolamine ammonia-lyase subunit EutC has protein sequence MTIEPEDPQAVAPTRLDELRDRTEARISLGAAGSGIPTRAALRFNLDHARAREAVWTGMDAAALRTALGPAGDSAIEVHSAASDRAEYLRRPDLGRTLSADSRAALRAAAGKGGFDIALVVADGLSATAVALNAAPLARVLGDKAAAAGWTVAPLVIAHQARVALGDWICAELDARSVVVLVGERPGLSAADSLGAYVTFDARPGTPDSARNCVSNIRSGGLPVDAAAAQIVGLIALMMAQKISGVKLKRQDLLSEGGPG, from the coding sequence ATGACCATCGAGCCTGAAGACCCGCAAGCCGTTGCGCCGACGCGGCTGGACGAACTGCGCGACCGGACCGAGGCACGCATCTCGCTTGGCGCTGCCGGCTCCGGCATCCCCACACGCGCGGCGCTGCGCTTCAACCTCGACCATGCCCGCGCGCGCGAAGCCGTGTGGACCGGCATGGACGCGGCAGCCCTGCGCACCGCACTGGGGCCGGCCGGCGACAGTGCGATCGAAGTGCACTCGGCGGCGTCCGACCGGGCCGAGTATTTGAGACGGCCCGACCTTGGACGCACCTTGTCGGCGGACAGCCGCGCGGCCCTGCGTGCGGCGGCTGGCAAAGGCGGCTTCGACATTGCCCTCGTCGTCGCGGACGGGCTCTCGGCCACCGCCGTCGCGCTCAACGCCGCGCCCCTGGCCAGGGTGCTGGGCGACAAGGCAGCCGCCGCCGGCTGGACGGTGGCGCCCCTGGTGATCGCCCATCAGGCGCGCGTTGCGCTGGGCGACTGGATCTGCGCCGAACTCGATGCGCGCTCTGTCGTCGTTCTGGTGGGAGAGCGGCCCGGCCTGTCCGCGGCCGACAGCCTTGGCGCCTACGTTACCTTCGATGCCCGGCCCGGCACGCCGGACTCCGCCCGCAACTGCGTCTCCAACATACGCAGCGGCGGATTGCCCGTGGATGCCGCGGCGGCGCAGATCGTCGGGCTTATCGCCCTGATGATGGCCCAGAAGATCAGCGGCGTTAAGCTCAAGCGCCAGGACCTTCTGTCCGAGGGCGGACCGGGGTAA